In bacterium, the following proteins share a genomic window:
- a CDS encoding ribokinase has product MATSSSPPKVVVVGSTMIDLTAYASRIPRSGETLVGERFQMGFGGKGANQAVMARLLDADVVMVNCLGDDAYGDMTLDNFATFGIDITHVYRVPGASGVAPIWVEPDGSNRIIIIPGANHELTADQAARSVRETPDAAVVVGQLEIPQEVTAAAFAAAREAGAITILNPAPAAPLSDDILELSDWLIPNEVEFEMLAGVSTDSDDALTGFARETGSRLLVTLGDEGAALVSPGLDRVTRLRPPRVDPVDTTGAGDAFVGAFVVGIASGLDERDAVRLGNACAADSVTGPGTQSSFPRPEQNERFLAEIQGSPAEA; this is encoded by the coding sequence ATGGCCACGAGTTCCAGCCCACCAAAGGTGGTCGTGGTCGGCTCGACGATGATCGACCTGACCGCCTACGCATCGCGGATCCCCAGGTCGGGAGAGACCCTGGTCGGGGAGCGTTTCCAGATGGGCTTCGGAGGCAAGGGGGCCAACCAGGCCGTCATGGCCCGGCTTCTCGACGCCGACGTGGTGATGGTCAACTGTCTGGGCGACGATGCCTACGGGGACATGACGCTGGACAACTTCGCGACCTTCGGGATAGACATCACCCATGTGTACCGGGTCCCGGGGGCCAGCGGTGTGGCCCCGATCTGGGTCGAGCCGGATGGGAGCAACCGGATCATCATCATCCCCGGCGCCAACCACGAACTGACGGCCGATCAGGCGGCTCGATCGGTCCGGGAGACACCGGACGCCGCGGTGGTGGTGGGCCAGCTCGAGATCCCCCAGGAGGTCACCGCGGCCGCCTTCGCCGCTGCGAGGGAGGCAGGGGCGATCACCATCCTGAATCCGGCGCCGGCCGCCCCTCTGTCGGACGACATCCTGGAGTTGAGTGACTGGCTGATTCCGAACGAGGTGGAGTTCGAGATGCTGGCGGGAGTGTCTACGGACTCGGACGACGCGCTCACCGGATTCGCGAGGGAAACCGGAAGTCGCCTGCTGGTCACGCTCGGCGACGAGGGGGCGGCCCTGGTGTCACCCGGACTCGACCGGGTCACTCGCCTCCGCCCGCCCCGCGTGGACCCCGTCGACACGACCGGCGCCGGCGACGCCTTCGTGGGAGCCTTCGTGGTGGGGATCGCCTCGGGTCTGGACGAGCGCGATGCGGTCCGGCTCGGCAACGCCTGCGCGGCCGACAGCGTCACCGGCCCGGGAACCCAGTCTTCGTTCCCCCGCCCGGAACAGAACGAGCGGTTCCTGGCCGAGATCCAAGGCTCTCCCGCCGAGGCTTGA
- a CDS encoding LysM peptidoglycan-binding domain-containing protein, producing the protein MTAPAHRRAMLRMVLVPVIVVGLAVMLLGPQADAGSEPVPAVSHVVKAGETLWSIASAHTAPGEDVRRTVSLIRSANRMPSGTVRVGTTIAIPVGEIPGWAGSAGS; encoded by the coding sequence ATGACGGCTCCCGCCCATCGGCGTGCCATGCTGCGGATGGTGCTGGTGCCGGTCATCGTGGTGGGCTTGGCGGTGATGCTCTTGGGTCCGCAGGCCGACGCAGGGTCCGAGCCAGTTCCGGCGGTGTCCCATGTGGTGAAGGCGGGCGAGACGCTCTGGTCGATTGCGAGCGCCCACACTGCTCCCGGGGAAGATGTGCGCCGGACGGTGTCACTCATCCGTTCGGCGAACAGGATGCCGTCCGGGACGGTTCGGGTGGGCACGACCATCGCGATTCCGGTGGGTGAGATTCCCGGCTGGGCAGGGAGCGCAGGCTCCTGA